Proteins co-encoded in one Pseudophryne corroboree isolate aPseCor3 chromosome 1, aPseCor3.hap2, whole genome shotgun sequence genomic window:
- the LOC135049891 gene encoding paraneoplastic antigen Ma3 homolog, with the protein MEEVSKEDIFRWCREKDIDVEGSFGLRGNLNSASEDSMINAVKFLYGISEPCIVDKWKGSKGTITAVLITNQNPLDPMLLPCMVVIEGVPGGKVQLVWPERNPSGEEDGPFVGEHGTGEPPLGCGVQTSSQDTDPLTHTEEAVENQVETVVGKVVSHLERWHFEGGYRRLRIFSGITPVPAGEETYELWREAATEYSEEWQCPEHVKRQRVVESLRGPAVGVIQATRRSNPNATLKDYVEALDFSFGTLKDVGDLLARLNHTYQELGETLTHYIYRVDRLIYKIVDKGGIDKDGVDRRRLTQVLKGALTNSTVAQRLRCTMNTNQPPTLNELVREVKLEEVQIENRERTIKKVKVVLPTPSPPSIDERLVKLIEEQNKKIEQLIALQTNPPYSQGMNPDSGRGISLRRESRFSIICYSCGQSGHRSFECPMYGNFRRGNSNSYRRRLSTQENSNGSSVDPSQAPQ; encoded by the coding sequence ATGGAGGAGGTTAGTAAGGAAGATATCTTTCGTTGGTGTAGAGAGAAGGATATAGATGTCGAAGGTAGCTTCGGATTGCGAGGAAATTTGAATAGTGCTAGTGAGGATAGTATGATCAACGCGGTGAAATTTCTTTATGGAATTAGTGAGCCGTGCATCGTAGATAAATGGAAAGGGTCCAAAGGTACTATTACAGCAGTTTTAATCACTAATCAGAACCCATTAGATCCAATGCTACTCCCTTGTATGGTGGTGATTGAGGGAGTCCCGGGAGGGAAAGTACAACTGGTGTGGCCTGAAAGGAACCCTAGTGGGGAAGAAGATGGTCCCTTCGTTGGTGAACACGGAACTGGGGAACCACCACTCGGATGTGGTGTCCAGACCTCAAGCCAAGATACGGATCCCCTCACACACACTGAGGAAGCTGTGGAGAATCAGGTAGAAACAGTTGTGGGTAAAGTGGTTAGCCACCTGGAGAGGTGGCACTTTGAAGGAGGATATCGTCGACTTAGGATATTCTCGGGTATCACACCGGTACCAGCCGGAGAGGAGACCTATGAGCTGTGGAGGGAGGCAGCCACTGAATATTCCGAAGAGTGGCAGTGCCCCGAACATGTTAAAAGGCAGCGGGTGGTTGAAAGCCTACGAGGACCCGCGGTGGGGGTGATTCAAGCCACCCGGAGGAGCAACCCTAATGCTACTCTGAAAGACTATGTGGAGGCCCTAGATTTTTCCTTTGGTACCTTGAAAGATGTAGGGGACCTACTGGCTAGGCTCAATCATACTTACCAGGAACTAGGAGAAACCTTGACCCATTACATTTATAGAGTCGATAGGttaatttacaagattgtagataaAGGGGGGATTGATAAGGACGGGGTGGACCGAAGGAGACTGACCCAGGTACTCAAGGGTGCCTTAACCAACAGTACTGTAGCGCAAAGGCTCAGATGCACTATGAATACTAATCAGCCTCCGACCTTGAATGAGCTCGTGCGAGAAGTGAAACTCGAAGAGGTACAAATAGAAAACCGTGAGAGAACCATCAAGAAGGTCAAAGTAGTTTTACCAACCCCGTCTCCACCCTCTATAGATGAGCGACTGGTGAAGTTAATAGAAGAACAGAACAAAAAAATTGAACAGCTAATAGCTCTACAGACTAATCCTCCTTATAGTCAGGGGATGAATCCTGACTCTGGGAGGGGAATAAGTTTAAGGAGGGAGAGCAGATTCTCCATAATTTGTTATAGTTGTGGACAATCGGGTCATAGGTCATTTGAATGCCCCATGTATGGAAACTTCCGAAGAGGAAATAGTAATAGTTACAGGAGACGTCTGTCTACACAGGAAAACTCCAACGGGAGCTCTGtggacccctcacaggctccccaataa